CGTCTTAAAATCTCCGCTGCCATCCACTCGGACATTGATCACCTTTGGAGAGCTCGAGGCAGCAGAAACATAGCCCACCGTGGTCTCGAACCAGCTTTCCAACTGAGATTTATCGGCGGGAATCATAAACTTGCCGTCGATTGAAAGAAAACTGagagtgaagaagaagagtgcTTTCATGAGAGTAATAGTATACGCCATTTTACTTTGTGAATGTGATAAATTCGATAGAGATTACTGGGTTATATATTTAAGAGGTTAGATATGAAGGAAAATTTAGAAACATGCAGTTAATAGCCATGCAAACCATGGTAGTcttttttgtactattatttacaGAATCAAGctattgattttgttaattagatttttttataaaccaACTCTGATATTGTACTATATACTTTCGAATATAAAGTATACAATTGAAGATCTTCATTGACTTATTTATAGAGAATCATAcgttaaaatattcattggtAGTATCAAATAAtctcatttcataaaattatttgaattgttGCGATGTTTATATGGCAAAGATTATTACAGATCGCACAGTCAGAATGTATACTGGTATTGAGTACTTACTTGActataattttactttttaagttATAATAATGTATGGCACTCCATtgaataagtatatttttaatatgaatattatgtatattagtactccctccatcccatgaaagatgtcacactttcctttttagtttgtcccacaaaagatgtcacatttccctttttggaaaatgtgatcactcacatgaatataaaaatcatattttctctctccatttaacacacaaaacaaaacctcctaaaatctcgtaccgtcccacaagtgtgacatctttcgtgggacggagggagtactaaactTGGactagaatttatttttgtactttaaagtttaaaatttacctaataattatatattgatatttcatttttatttgattttatatgaaccctaaattttaataatatgcCCTTTCAGAATCGTAGGTAGCCATAATAGCAGTCTTGTAACTTGTAAGCAGTTGTAACCATGCAATGGCCTACTAACTTagcattcataatattctaattttttttattatacttttttattcACCTTTCGTCCTAGTAATTAAAGATAACTCAAGAAAATTAAGGCcatgcttggtatgatggaatagAATGAGgagggaatggaatgaaggtGGGAATAGAATGacaattccattccattcttgTGATTGGTGAATGTAAGGTTTACAAATTGAATGGAATTGttatttcttgattgatttcattCCTAAACTTGGTAACTACGAATAATATaagaatggaatgaaatgaaatatgaataattaatatgttgattctataaaaaaaatatttatttaaaaatatttttgtcaaatattttggatCATATTAAGTTGAACTATACACGTAAATGAGTGTGTGCATATGTGGTGTATGTATTGTtgatgtgtgtatatatatatgtgcacatgtgcttgtgtgtgtgtgtacatATATGTGCATGTGTTGCCATAGGTATGTgttgatgtgtgtgtgtgttgctgCATGTCAGTGTGTGAGTTTGTgttgctgtgtgtgtgttgctGCATTTCAGTGTGTGTGAGTTTGTGttgctgtgtgtgtgtatgtgtttgtgtgtgtgtgtgtttttgtgtgtgcgtgtgttttTTGGTGTGCtgtgtgtgcatgtgttttttggtgtgtgtgtgcgcgtatgtgtgtgtgtgtgtgtgttttggctgtgtgtgcgtgtgttttttttggttgtgtgtgtgtttttgtgtgttgctgtgtgtgtgtgtgtgtttgtgtgagttgctgtgtgtttttgtgtgtgtgtgagtgtgtttttttcaattatgaaaaattttaaaattttaatttatgctaaaattgagatgatattaaatttaaatataatattaaatactccctccgtcccagatttgtGGTAATATTTTGCCATAAATGTCCGTCTCATatttggagtaacatttagaatttaccatatttggacataaaattttaccccattattcactaaaattacacccaaatgccattatctatattaaaataaatcaaaacgaaaataaaaaaccaaaaagtcaaagagggacccaccttcaaccaactcacttcatttattacacactccatcatcccacttcatttattagagcatccactataggtGGATGCTTTTTGGtggacaacttttttttttgtccatagccccattttatttgtccacagccacaaaaaaaagtgtccGCAGCAATAGCGGACACTTTTTAGTGGACAAATTTCactttattgtttttgttgtatattttaattcaatacaattaaaattatcggactataaataattagacaAAAACGGCtagttcaataaaattaaagtagaaaaCTAAATTTTCGTCGGATTAAAGTGAGGggaaaattacaacgaaaatttGATCTACGGAAAATCACACAATGTTCTTCACGCTACGCCGCCTCCCCTACGTGCCCAGATCTCTTCCATCAAATCGACCTGGAGTTGGTCATGTGTTGTGCTCCTGCGTATATCCGCGAAACGTTGGATCAGATATTCATTACTACGTGGTACACCCATCTGTATCGGCGCGGAGGAACGCCGTGACTTGTACTTGCACCATCTTCCGGCGCCCAACGTTCTACCgcaaatccttcatcttctattatcatattgtgcaatatgatacatgcTACCATAATATCCGCGACATCATCTTCGTGCCACACTCGTGCCGGGCAGCGTAGAATGGCCCATCGCgcttggagcacaccaaaagcTCGCTCAACATCTTTCCTAGCGGCCTCTTGTTTTCGCGCAAAATATTGTCTCTTCGCTCCAGCCGCTTGGCGAAGTGTCTTGACGAATACGGGCCAACGAGGGTATATTCCATCTGCCAAATAGTATCCCCTGCGATACTGCGTGCCATTTGCTACAAAACTGATCTGCGGACCCTCTCCCCGGCACTCATCATTGAAGATAGGCGACGACTGCAgaacgttgatgtcgttgttcgaacctgcaacaccgaaatacgcatgccagatccgcAAACGGTAGTCAGCAACGGCTTCGAGGATCATCGACGAATGTTTCTGCTTGAAACCGGTAGTGAACTGGCCTTTCCACGCCACCGGGCAGtttttccactcccaatgcatgcaatcaatGCTGCCCATCATCCCTGGAAAATTGTGCACCGCATCGTGCATATCGAGCAGTCTCTGGCACTCATCGAGGTTGGCTTTCGTAGGAACTCCGGACCAAAGACTTCCCGAATGCCCTTACAAAACTGCCGGAGCACAGTTAGATTAGTCGTCTCACCCATCtgtaggtattcgtcgaacatatcagcCGGTCCGGCATAGGCAAGTTGCCTAATTGCAGAGGTGCATTTCGCAAAGTAGACAGCCCGATCCGGCCAGTGCAATCACTCCGGAGCGTGAAGCACTCGAACCGGTCCGCCAATGTCGTTGCTATATGGGTAAAGAGCGGTCGCGACATTCTGAAACGCCGACGAAAAATCTCAGCCGGGTAACGAGGGTCAGCGCTAAAGTAGTCGGCCATAAGCCGCTCAGCCACTCCGACATGGTCCCGTGGGATTGTCCGACGATGACGAATCTCACGAGggatcgccgccgccgccgccgctgccgcctccTCGTCGGCCTCCCTCTGCACCTCTTGAATCAAAGAATCCCATGCTTGATTCCACAAATCATCCATAATCGAAATGTTTTTAGAGATAGAAAATGGATAGAGAGTGAAGATGTGTGTGGAGAGAATGAAAATGGgaggaatatttataaacaaacctttataaattcgaaattaaaaaaattaaaaaaataaaaattttaaaccggcgaccgccgcgccGGCGTCGCCGCACTATAGATAggcgcggcggccgccgcaTTTCTCTCTCATGCGGCCCGTCCTCGCCGCAAAGCCGGCGATGGCCCTTCCGCCCCAAGAGTTTCGTCCGCCCGCGGGGCGGACGCACGCCCCACTATAGACCGCCGCGGCGCCGCCGCGATGGGGGCGGCCGGCGCGCCGCCCCTATAGTGGTTGCTCTTACAcgctccatcatctcactccaccatctcatttcatttattacacacttcacctCTCACTTccttaattacacactccaccaattccttaaaactcgtgccataactaaatgttactacaaatgtgggacggagggagtaatatttatataattttgttaaattttaagaagaaatgaaaatgaaatagaatggAATGACCATTCCTTAGCTAAGTGGATGGAATAGATATTCCcatgtggaatggaatggcCATTCCTAATAGAATGGTGATTCCTAAGGAAAAAGTTTACC
The nucleotide sequence above comes from Salvia hispanica cultivar TCC Black 2014 chromosome 5, UniMelb_Shisp_WGS_1.0, whole genome shotgun sequence. Encoded proteins:
- the LOC125189804 gene encoding uncharacterized protein LOC125189804 → MDDLWNQAWDSLIQEVQREADEEAAAAAAAAIPREIRHRRTIPRDHVGVAERLMADYFSADPRYPAEIFRRRFRMSRPLFTHIATTLADRFECFTLRSDCTGRIGLSTLRNAPLQLGNLPMPDRLICSNNDINVLQSSPIFNDECRGEGPQISFVANGTQYRRGYYLADGIYPRWPVFVKTLRQAAGAKRQYFARKQEAARKDVERAFGVLQARWAILRCPARVWHEDDVADIMVACIILHNMIIEDEGFAVERWAPEDGASTSHGVPPRRYRWVYHVVMNI